One window from the genome of Corvus moneduloides isolate bCorMon1 chromosome 9, bCorMon1.pri, whole genome shotgun sequence encodes:
- the LRRC8B gene encoding volume-regulated anion channel subunit LRRC8B: MITLTELKCLADAQSSYHILKPWWDVFWYYLTMIMLLLAVLAGALQLTQTRVLCCLPCKLEFDNHCAVPWDLVKANLNMSASSTAPIIIPLKIQNYLHRQQYSYIDAVCYERQLHWFAKFFPYLVLLHTFIFAACSNFWLYYPSTSSRLEHFVAVLQKCFDSPWTTRALSETVAEQSARKLPIAKSKTVISSPQCSGDIGASRQSLPYSQPGLETTGRENSSVLDKKEGEQAKAIFEKVKKFRVHAEEKDVVYTVYMKQIIVKVFVVVIIVIYVPYYLSFITLEIDCVVNVQAFTGYKRYQCVYSLAEIFKVLASFYVVLVIFYGLTCTYSLWWMLRSSLKQYSFEKLREKSNYTDIPDVKNDFAFILHLADQYDPLYSQRFSIFLSDLSENELKQINLNNEWSVEKLKNKLVRNSQEKTELHLFMLNGLPDSVFELTEIEVLSLELIPEAKLPSAVTQLVNLKELNVYHSSLTMDYPAVNFLEENLKTLRLKSSEMGRIPFWVFHLKNLQELCLTGYFMLDHHNSIYNDGFQGLKNLRSIHLKNNLSRIPQVITDLLPSLQHLSINNEGNKLIVLNNLKKLVNLRTLELICCDLERIPHSIFTLNNLHEIDLKENNLRTVEEIISFQHLKNLSCLKLWHNSISYVPVQIGALSNLEQLYLNYNNIKNVPLQLFLCRKLHYLDLSYNKLTSIPEEIGYLTNLQYLALTKNHIEMLPDGLFQCKKLQFLLLGNNSLMNLSPFVGQLLNLVHLELIGNYLESLPAELEECQFLKRNNLIVEERLLKTLPPRVRERLQACSDKS; this comes from the exons ATGATCACGCTAACAGAACTCAAATGCTTAGCAGATGCCCAGTCATCCTACCACATACTAAAACCATGGTGGGATGTCTTCTGGTATTACCTCACCATGATAATGCTGCTACTTGCTGTGCTTGCTGGGGCTCTCCAGCTTACTCAAACCAGAGTATTGTGTTGTCTTCCTTGCAAGCTAGAATTTGACAATCATTGTGCTGTGCCTTGGGATTTAGTTAAAGCCAACCTTAACATGTCAGCTAGCTCGACAGCACCGATAATCATCCCGCTTAAAATCCAGAATTATCTCCATCGGCAGCAGTATTCCTACATTGATGCAGTATGTTATGAGCGACAACTTCACTGGTTTGCCAAATTTTTTCCATACCTAGTGCTTTTGCATACCTTTATTTTTGCGGCTTGCAGTAATTTCTGGCTTTACTATCCTAGTACAAGTTCCAGGCTTGAGCACTTTGTAGCTGTTCTTCAGAAGTGTTTTGACTCTCCGTGGACAACACGTGCCCTCTCAGAAACAGTTGCTGAGCAGTCTGCGAGGAAGTTGCCGATAGCCAAATCAAAAACAGTGATTTCATCACCTCAGTGTTCAGGAGACATAGGGGCCAGCAGACAGTCCCTGCCATATTCACAACCTGGCTTGGAAACaactggaagagaaaattcAAGTGTTCTTGATAAAAAAGAAGGGGAACAAGCTAAAGCTATATttgaaaaagtgaagaaattcaGAGTACACGCCGAAGAAAAGGATGTCGTATACACAGTGTATATGAAACAGATTATAGTGAAAGTCTTTGTAGTTGTCATAATAGTAATTTATGTCCCCTACTATTTATCCTTTATTACACTTGAAATTGATTGTGTGGTTAATGTTCAAGCCTTTACAGGCTACAAAAGGTACCAGTGTGTTTATTCGCTAgcagaaatttttaaagttttggcTTCATTTTATGTTGTTTTAGTGATCTTCTATGGGTTAACTTGTACTTACAGTTTGTGGTGGATGTTAAGAAGTTCACTTAAGCAATACTCTTTTGAGAAgttgagagagaaaagtaattaCACTGATATACCTGATGTAAAGAATGACTTTGCATTTATTCTTCACTTGGCAGATCAGTATGATCCTCTTTATTCCCAGCGATTCTCAATATTCCTGTCTGATTTGAGTGAGAATGAACTCAAACAGATAAATCTTAACAATGAATGGTcagtggaaaaactgaaaaataaactagTAAGAAATTCCCAAGAGAAGACTGAACTTCACCTTTTCATGTTAAATGGTCTTCCAGACAGTGTCTTTGAACTGACAGAAATAGAAGTCCTAAGCCTGGAACTTATTCCCGAAGCCAAACTTCCTTCAGCTGTGACCCAGCTTGTCAATCTCAAAGAACTCAATGTTTATCATTCATCACTAACGATGGATTATCCAGCAGTCAactttttagaagaaaatctgaaaaccTTGCGTTTGAAATCTAGTGAGATGGGAAGAATTCCGTTTTGGGTCTTTCATCTAAAAAACCTGCAAGAATTGTGCTTAACAGGATATTTCATGCTAGATCATCACAACTCCATATACAATGATGGCTTTCAGGGGCTAAAAAATCTGAGATCCATTCACTTAAAAAACAACCTTTCCCGTATACCTCAAGTGATTACAGATCTTCTGCCTTCTTTACAACACTTGTCTATCAACAATGAGGGAAATAAGCTGATAGTGCTAAATAACCTGAAGAAGCTGGTAAACCTGAGAACCTTGGAATTAATCTGCTGCGATTTAGAGCGCATTCCCCATTCCATTTTTACCCTAAACAATTTGCATGAAAttgacttaaaagaaaataacctcAGAACAGTGGAAGAAATAATTAGTTTCCAAcatcttaaaaatctttcttgctTAAAATTGTGGCACAACAGTATTTCATATGTCCCAGTGCAGATTGGTGCATTATCAAACCTGGAACAGTTGTATctaaattataataatattaaGAATGTTCCATTGCAGCTATTTCTTTGTAGAAAGTTACACTATTTGGATCTTAGCTATAATAAGCTAACCTCCATCCCTGAAGAAATTGGTTATCTGACCAACCTGCAGTACTTGGCTTTGACAAAAAACCAC attGAAATGCTGCCTGATGGattatttcagtgcaaaaaGCTGCAATTTCTTCTTCTGGGAAATAACAGTCTGATGAATTTGTCCCCTTTTGTGGGTCAGCTACTGAATCTTGTTCACTTAGAGCTCATTGGAAACTATCTTGAATCCCTTCCTGCTGAACTGGAAGAATGTCAGTTCTTAAAGCGAAATAATCTAATTGTAGAAGAAAGGTTGTTAAAAACACTTCCCCCTCGTGTAAGAGAGCGTTTGCAGGCATGCTCAGATAAGTCCTAA